One Streptomyces dangxiongensis genomic window, GGCCGGGGCCACCAGGTCGATGAAGGACCCGGTGCCGCCGCGTGCCACGTCGAAGCGCACCGTGGTCACGGACCGGTAGGTACCGCCCTCCTGCGCGCCGGAGAGGTCGAGATCGATCTCGTACGAGTCAACGGTGAGCAGCTCCGCCCGCTGCTGCGCCTCTTCGCGAGTCAGGTTTGTGCCAGGCACGCGGTCATCTCCTCGTTATGGGTAGGTTGCGACATCCTTCCATGGGATCCACACACGACGCGATGTCCCCGCCCCGCCGGCCGGCGGCGCCCCCCCGCGGGGCCCCGGGCCGCGACACGCCGGAGCCGGGCGGGTACGGGGACCCGCCCGGCTCACGGCCCGCGTTCAGCTCAGCACGATCACCACGACACCGCCGCCGCCGACGACACCGCTGGGGAAGAAGTTCCCGTTCCCGCCACGGTTACCGAAGTTGTCGCAGTTGTCGAACCAGCCGTTGCCGCGATCGAAGCAGCCGCGGTTGGTGGGCACGTGGACCGGGGTGGCTGCCGAGGCCGTGCCCGCCGCGCCGATCGCGGCGCCGCCGGCCAGGAGAACGGCGACCGCGGATCCCGCGAACAGTCGCCTCGCGCGTAGTGGTTTCATGGGCCTGCCTTCCTTCCACGCCCTCGTGCCGGTTGGCCGGTACGGGGGCGATGGCCGCGGCCGTGGTGGGTGCGCGCACGCCGCGGTCGTAGGTGTCGCCGCGCGGGGGACCGGATGCACGGCCCGCGCCGTGCGGGCGGCCCGCCCCGGTGGACAGGGCACTCGTCGACGCCGGTCGCGGCCCCGGTCGCGGCCCTTTCCCTCACGCTAGCCGCCCGCCCCGGACTCAGCATCTCGGGCGGCGACGGCCCCCGAGGGGGCGGGGACACACAAAAAGGGCGGCCGTTCCCGGCCGCCCCTTGCATACGATCCGCGCGCTACGGGACGTACGACCCGCGCGGTACGGACGGGCGTTACCGGCTCGACAGCTCCGCCGCCACCAGCTCCGCGATCTGCACCGCGTTCAGCGCGGCACCCTTGCGCAGGTTGTCGTTGGAGATGAACAGGGCGAGGCCGTTGTCCACCGTCTCGTCGCGGCGGATACGGCCGACGTACGACGGGTCCTGGCCGGCCGCCTGGAGCGGGGTGGGGATGTCGGAGAGGGCGACACCCGGGGCCTTCCCGAGCAGCTCGGTCGCGCGCTCGGGGCTGACCGGGCGGGCGAAACGGGCATTGACCTGGAGGGAGTGGCCGGAGAAGACCGGGACGCGCACGCACGTGCCGGAGACCTTCAGCCCGGGGATCTCCAGGATCTTGCGGGACTCGTTGCGCAGCTTCTGCTCCTCGTCGGTCTCGTTCAGACCGTCGTCCACGATGTTGCCGGCGAGGGGGAGCACGTTGAAGGCGATGGTGCGCTTGTAGACCTGCGGCTCGGGGAAGTCGACCGCCGCGCCGTCGTGGGTGAGCCGGTCGGCCTCGGCGGCCACCTTCTGCACCTGGCCGTGCAGCTCCGCCACGCCCGCGAGACCCGAACCGGACACCGCCTGGTAGGTGGCGACGACCAGCGCCTCCAGCCCGGCCTCCTCGTGCAGCACCTTCAGCACGGGCATCGCGGCCATGGTGGTGCAGTTCGGGTTGGCGATGATGCCCTTGGGGCGGTCGGCGATCGCGTGCGGGTTCACCTCGGACACCACCAGCGGGACCTCGGGGTCCGTGCGCCAGGCGGAGGAGTTGTCGATCACGACGGCCCCCTGGGAGGCGACCTTCTCGGCCAGCGCCCTGGAGGTCGCGCCGCCCGCGGAGAAGAGGACGATGTCCAGACCGGTGTAGTCGGCGCTCGCCGCGTCCTCCACCGTCACGCCGTCCAGCACGGTCCCGGCCGAACGGGCCGAGGCGAACAGGCGCAGCTCCGTCACCGGGAAGTCGCGCTCCGTGAGGATCCTGCGCATGACCGTGCCGACCTGACCGGTGGCTCCGACGATTCCGACCCTCACAGCGACTCCCTCTACGTGTCTCTTGCCCGACCGGGGCTTTTCCATCATGCGGCGAACCCCGGCCCACCTGTCCAGTTCTTTGCCGCGCGTGCCCGAGGAGTGGGACACGATTCACCGGCGCACAGTTCCGTCCGTCCGTCCGGCACCCCGCTGAGCTGGAGATATTCCCTCCCCCAGGGGCACGCGCCGCAAGCTGTGCTGTCCCGCCCCTGCCCGAGGGGATCCCGGCCATACGAGGGTGTGACGTACGCCTCTGCAAGCGTGCGGCGCCGGCTGAACGTTCCGGCCCGCCGCCGCGTCGTAGGGGCAGACGCGTGAGGGGGTGGCCTGTGCTGCGCGGAAGGGCGCGCCGCGACCAGGGGGCGTACGCCGACGGCGGGGACCGTACCGTCGGCGATCCACTGGACGCGGCCCAGGAACGCCGGGTGCGGGCGGTGCTCGCGCTCGGCGGAGTGCCGCAGTCGGACCTGCCGGACGGGGTGCAGCAGGTCCGACTGCGGCTGCTGGAGCGGGCCGCGAGCGGTCGTGAGGCACCGCGGGACGTGTCGGCGTGGGCGGCGGTCGTCGCCTCCAACCTGGCCATGGACTGGCACCGGGCCAAGCGGCGCCGGGAACGGCTGGGGGAGCGGCTCGCCGCGCTGCGCGAGCCCGCGCACCCCTCCGGCGAGGAGACCAGCCTGCTCTCCCTCGCCGTCGCCCGCGGCCTCGACGAACTGCCCGCCGCCCAGCGGCAGGTGGTCGTCCTGCGCTTCTTCGCCGACCTGCCCGTGCGGGACATCGCCGGAGAGCTGGGCATCCCGGAGGGCACGGTCAAGAGCAGGCTGCACACGGCGGTCCGCGCGCTGCGCGACCGGCTGCACGAGGACGAGGTGGTGTGACATGACCGCCGAACACGAGGGCGCGGACGGTGCGCGGGGCGCGGACGGCGCCGGGGAGTACGGCGGCATGGACGCCCTCATGGCCGCGATCACCGGCGACCCCCTCCCGGAGGAGGCCCACCGGGACCCCGCCTTCCGCACCGGCCACCGCGCGGCCGAGGCCGACGTGGCGCTCCTGCGCGACCGACTCCACTGGCTGGCCGAGGCGCTCACGGGGGAACGCGCGAGCGAGGGCGCGGGGGTCCGGGGTTCGGTGGCCGGGAAAGCGGGGGCCGGCCCTGCCGTGGCCGGGGACGGCGGGGCTCGGCCTGCGGGCACCGGGGACGCGGCGGCCGGTGAGCGGGTGGCCGGGCGTGCGGTCGCCGGGGGCGCGGCGGTCGGGGATGCGGTGGTCGGCGAGGCGGTGGTCGGCGAGGCGGTGGCCGGGCGTGCGGCGGTCGGGGATGCGGTGGTCGGCGAGGCGGTGGCCGGGCGTGCGGCGGTCGGGGATGCGGTGGTCGGCGAGGCGGTGGCCGGCGAGGCGGTGGCCGGGCGTGCGGAGGCGCGGGGGGCGGGGAGCACCGGGGCCGGGGGCCCCGGAGGTGCGGGAGGGGGCGTGGCGGGTGGGGGCGTCCCTCGCCGTGGCCGGAGTCGCACCAGGCCCGCCGGGCGGCCGCCCGGGGCGCGGCGGGCCCTGCGGATCGCGCTCGGCTCGCTCGCCGGGGCCGCGGCCTTCTCCCTGGTCCTCGGTCTCGGCTGGCTGGTGACGCGGGCCGGCGGCGGCGCGGACGACAGCGGGGGCTCGTCCAAGAGCGCCGCCGACTCCGCGGGCAAGGGGGCCGGGGACGGCGGGCGCCCGGCGGACGCGGAACGCGAGCTGGCCTGTTCCCGGCTGGTGGTGGAGGGCACCGTGGCGAAGGTGCGGCGGCTGCCGGACTCCCCGGCCAGCCGGGTCACGCTGACCGTGCTCCGCTCGTACAAGCCCGCGCGCGGCCCGGCCGAGGTCGCCTTCCTGCTGGACGGCGGCACGCAGCCGGCGCCGCGCACGGGACAGCGCGTCGTGGTCGGGGTCGGCCGGGGTGAGGAGGAGGCGAGCGTGTGGGCCCTCGGTGACGCCCAGGTGGCCGCCGCCCGCGCCTGGATCACCGACACCCTGCCCGGATCCCGGCACACGTCCTGCCCCTGACCCGCTATGCCGCGAACGGTGGCCCCGAACGTCCACACCGCCCCCACGTCCCAGGACCGGCGCTGAAAGGAGACGTCATGACGTCACGGCGGACGAGGGAAGTCGCGGGGCGGGGGCAGGGGCAGGGGCACGCGGACGTGGACCACGGTGAGCCGGGAAGCCGGGAAGCCGGGAAGCCGGGCGCCGCAGGGCCGGTGACCTGTGCCGCGCCCCTGGCCGGGGCTGGGCGGGCCCGTACCGGCGAGGACCCCTGGCGGGGCCGGTGGGGGCGGTGGAGGAAAGGGGCGGGGGTCCCGTCGGACGCCCGCCCCCCGGTTGTGTCACCTCGTTACGGGGTGACCTTGCCGATCTTCACGCTGCCGGTGCCCGCGACGGTGCCGTGGGCGTTGACCAGTTGCACGCGGCCGAAGAACTCCCGGCCGGCCGGGGCCTCGGCGGCGGCCGTGACCTGGCCGGTCACCGTCGCCGAGTCGCCCGTGCCGAGCTTGACCGGTGCCGAGTCGTCGACCGTGACGGAGCCGAGCGCGGTGGAGAAGAACACGTCCCGGTAGTCGTAGCCGGTCGAGCCGGACGGGACGGAGTAGCCCACGACCTGGACGGTGTAGGTGCCGGCGGCCGGGGACGGTACGGAGACCGCCTCCTCGGAGTCGCCGTCGGCGGACTTGCCGACCTCCTTGCCCGCGGAGTCGTACACCATCAGGTCGAGGTCGGCCGCCGCGTCCGAGACGCCGCCGATGGCGACGTCGAGCGAGGTGGCGCCGGCCGGGACGTCGACCGTGGTGGTCTGCGTCTCGCCTTCCTTGATGGCCGGGCGGGCCGTCTTGGCGGAGCCCAGGGGGCCGCCGATGAGCTTGCCGTCCAGTGCCGCGTACGTGTTGGTGACCTTCCAGGAGGCGGCGGTCGGCGTACCGGCCTTGGCCTCGGGGACGGTCACGGTCTCGGGGTCGAAGGCGGCGCCGAGGACGGAGACGTCCAGCCGGTAGGGGTTGTCGAGCAGCGGCGAGGTGCGCCGGGCCTCGACCTCGACCTCCCAGACGCCGGGCTGCGGGTCGGCGTACGCGCGCACGTCCGGCTTGCAGCCGTTGCCGTCCAGGTAGTTGTTGTAGCAGTACGGGGTGCCGGTGTTGTCCGACGGGACGCCGTAGGGGTGGATGGCGACGAACCGGGTCTGGCTCTTGTCCCGCAGCCCGCCGATCGCGACCTCCAGCGACTTCGCGCCCTCGGGCACGGTCAGGAAGTACGACCGCGTGCTGTTGCGCTGCACCGAGTCCGACGCCGAGAAGGCGTAGTGGACCGGGTCGGCGACGACGACCGTGGTGAGGACCTGCTTGTCGATGCCCTCGGTCCGCGGGTCGTCGACCTCCAGGATCGCGCTCTTGATGCCCGCCGACGCCGGGGCCGCCCGGACCTTGACGGTCACCGGCTGGTTCAGCGGCAGCCGCACCACGTCGTCGCCGACGATCCGGAAGGTGTGGCCGGCGTTGTTCTCGAAGTGCAGCTCGTGCCGGACCGCCTGGTCCGGGCCGGAGGTGCGGGTGATCGTGATGTCGTACGTCTTCTTCTGCCCGGCCTTCAGGCCGCCCTCGCGGTCGTACAGGCCGGTGCCGTAGCCCGGGGTCTTCAGGGCGCCGTCCATCGCGGTGTCGACCGGTGCCTTGACGGTGTAGTCGTGGGCGGAGGCGCCGTCCTCGACCGACTCCCACGCGTCCACGACGTTGATGAGGCCCGCACCCTCCTCGTAGGCCTGTACGCCCTTGATGTGGTCGGCGGTCGAGGTCAGCGCGGTGCGGAGCCCGGCGGGCGTCAGGTCGATGCCCTTCTGCTTCGCGGCGGACAGCAGCAGCGCGGAGGCGCCGGTGGCCTGCGGGGAGGCCATCGAGGTGCCCTGGAGCATGGAGTAGCCGGCCGGCAGCGTGTAGCCCGCCTCGGCGACCGGGGCGCCCGGCAGCCAGGTCTGGGTGGTGTTGATGGCGGCGCCGGGCGCGGTCAGGGTCGGGGTGAAGCCGCCGTCCTCGCGCGGGCCGCGCGAGGAGAAGGGCATCATCGCGTACCTGGTCTCCACGGCCGAGCCGTAGTTGGCGGCCCAGGTCTGCTTGGAGATGGCCGCGCCGACCGAGATGACCTTGTCGGCCAGGCCGGGGTCGCCGATGGTGTTGGCGCCGGGGCCGGAGTTGCCGGCGGAGATCACCAGTTGGACGCCGTAGGTGTCGATGAGCCGGGTGTACAGCTCGGCGCGCGCGTTGTTGCCGTCGTTCAGCGCGGGCAGGCCGCCGATCGACATGTTGACGATGTCGACGCCCCGCTTGGTGACGAGGTCGATCATGCCTTCGGTGAGGGCGACGTTGGTGCAGCCGCCGGTCCAGGTGCAGGCCCGCGAGGAGACGAGCTTGGCGCCGGGGGCCGCGCCGTTCATCTTCCCGCCGAACAGGCCGTGGGCGGCGGTGATGCCGGCGACGTGGGTGCCGTGCTCGGACTCGATGACGCCGATGTTGACGTAGTCGGCCTTGGCGCCCGAGGAGTTGTAGACGACGTCCTTGCGGGTCTCGACCACGAAGGGGACGCGTTCGGCGACGTCCGTCGCCGGATCGTCGGTGCCGAAGTACCCGACCTGGTACCCGTCCTTGTAGGGCTTCATCGGCGTGTCGTCGGTGAAGTCCAGGTTGTCGTTCGTGTCGACGCGGACCGTGCCGGCGGCCGGGTCGTAGAGCACGCCCCAGGCGTCGGTGGTGTCGCCGTCGCGGTTGAGGTCGCCCTTCTCGTCGCCGCCGGCGGTGGCGGACTCGTACATGTAGTTGAACTTGTACGAGCCCTCGGGCGCGGTGAACTTCTCGGTGCCCTGCGTGGGCGTGGTGACGGAGAAGGAGGGCCCGGAGACGGCGGTGGTCATCCGCCGCCAGGTGCCGTCGCCGTCGGTGACCGGGTCGGTCGCGGTCACCCAGTCGACGATCTTGCGCTCGCCGGTGGTGGTCTTCTGCAGTGCCGGGTGGCCGAGGTCGATGCCGGAGTCGAGGATGCCGATGGTGACGCCGCGGCCGTCGGCCTTCGGGTGGTCCGCGACGAAGTCGACGGCACCGGTCTCGAAGGACGGGTTGTACGGGTTCTCCGTCGGGGTGCCGCGGTCCGGGCCCGGGTAAGCGGCCTTGCCGGCGGGGGACTTGGCGCCGTGGGGTGCTGGTGCCGGGTCGTCGAGCGGGATCTCCTGCTTGAGGTCGATGGCCCGCACGGAGGACAGCTTCGCGGCGGCGGCGATGGCCGTCTCCGCCCTGCCCGTGGGGACGGTGGCGCGGACGTAGCCGAGCTTGTCGTCGGTGCGGCCGACCAGGCCGCCCTCGACCGCGTCCAGTTCTCCGGCGACCTGCTCGGTCCTGCCGGGCGAGGTCGCGATCATCATGGTGACGGTCTTGTCGCCGTCGGCCTTGGCGTCGGCGAGGAGGGCGGCGTCGTCGGGGCCGAGCTTGTCGTCGGCGGACTTGACGCCGGGGCCGGTGGTGGCCGGGGCGGGCGGCGTGTCCGCGGCGAGGGCCAGCGGTACCGGTCCGGCCGCGGAGAGAGCGGCCACGACACCCACGGCCAGGGCTATGCGGGTCAGGCGTCTCGGGCCGGGTATCGGATCACGCTCGGGCGTGTGG contains:
- a CDS encoding aspartate-semialdehyde dehydrogenase, coding for MRVGIVGATGQVGTVMRRILTERDFPVTELRLFASARSAGTVLDGVTVEDAASADYTGLDIVLFSAGGATSRALAEKVASQGAVVIDNSSAWRTDPEVPLVVSEVNPHAIADRPKGIIANPNCTTMAAMPVLKVLHEEAGLEALVVATYQAVSGSGLAGVAELHGQVQKVAAEADRLTHDGAAVDFPEPQVYKRTIAFNVLPLAGNIVDDGLNETDEEQKLRNESRKILEIPGLKVSGTCVRVPVFSGHSLQVNARFARPVSPERATELLGKAPGVALSDIPTPLQAAGQDPSYVGRIRRDETVDNGLALFISNDNLRKGAALNAVQIAELVAAELSSR
- a CDS encoding RNA polymerase sigma factor; translated protein: MLRGRARRDQGAYADGGDRTVGDPLDAAQERRVRAVLALGGVPQSDLPDGVQQVRLRLLERAASGREAPRDVSAWAAVVASNLAMDWHRAKRRRERLGERLAALREPAHPSGEETSLLSLAVARGLDELPAAQRQVVVLRFFADLPVRDIAGELGIPEGTVKSRLHTAVRALRDRLHEDEVV
- a CDS encoding S8 family serine peptidase, which encodes MTHTPERDPIPGPRRLTRIALAVGVVAALSAAGPVPLALAADTPPAPATTGPGVKSADDKLGPDDAALLADAKADGDKTVTMMIATSPGRTEQVAGELDAVEGGLVGRTDDKLGYVRATVPTGRAETAIAAAAKLSSVRAIDLKQEIPLDDPAPAPHGAKSPAGKAAYPGPDRGTPTENPYNPSFETGAVDFVADHPKADGRGVTIGILDSGIDLGHPALQKTTTGERKIVDWVTATDPVTDGDGTWRRMTTAVSGPSFSVTTPTQGTEKFTAPEGSYKFNYMYESATAGGDEKGDLNRDGDTTDAWGVLYDPAAGTVRVDTNDNLDFTDDTPMKPYKDGYQVGYFGTDDPATDVAERVPFVVETRKDVVYNSSGAKADYVNIGVIESEHGTHVAGITAAHGLFGGKMNGAAPGAKLVSSRACTWTGGCTNVALTEGMIDLVTKRGVDIVNMSIGGLPALNDGNNARAELYTRLIDTYGVQLVISAGNSGPGANTIGDPGLADKVISVGAAISKQTWAANYGSAVETRYAMMPFSSRGPREDGGFTPTLTAPGAAINTTQTWLPGAPVAEAGYTLPAGYSMLQGTSMASPQATGASALLLSAAKQKGIDLTPAGLRTALTSTADHIKGVQAYEEGAGLINVVDAWESVEDGASAHDYTVKAPVDTAMDGALKTPGYGTGLYDREGGLKAGQKKTYDITITRTSGPDQAVRHELHFENNAGHTFRIVGDDVVRLPLNQPVTVKVRAAPASAGIKSAILEVDDPRTEGIDKQVLTTVVVADPVHYAFSASDSVQRNSTRSYFLTVPEGAKSLEVAIGGLRDKSQTRFVAIHPYGVPSDNTGTPYCYNNYLDGNGCKPDVRAYADPQPGVWEVEVEARRTSPLLDNPYRLDVSVLGAAFDPETVTVPEAKAGTPTAASWKVTNTYAALDGKLIGGPLGSAKTARPAIKEGETQTTTVDVPAGATSLDVAIGGVSDAAADLDLMVYDSAGKEVGKSADGDSEEAVSVPSPAAGTYTVQVVGYSVPSGSTGYDYRDVFFSTALGSVTVDDSAPVKLGTGDSATVTGQVTAAAEAPAGREFFGRVQLVNAHGTVAGTGSVKIGKVTP